The Anastrepha ludens isolate Willacy chromosome 2, idAnaLude1.1, whole genome shotgun sequence genome contains a region encoding:
- the LOC128871833 gene encoding elongation factor 1-gamma produces MATGTLYTYPENFRAYKALIAAQYSGAQVKVAENFVFGETNKSAEFLKKFPSGKVPAFETVDGKYLSESNAIAFYVANEQLRGGKCPLAQAEVLQWLSYADNEIVPASCSWVFPLLGIMPQQKNSTAKQEATAILTLLNNKLLNSTYLVSERITLADVVVFSSLLHLYQYVLEPKVRAEFGNVNRWFVTILNQPQVKAVVKNFTLCETALTFDPKKYAEFISKTGGASEKKQQPKQKEEKKPKEEKKKESPKEELDAADEALLLEPKSKDPFDAMPKGTFNFDDFKRSYSNEDEAVSIPYFWQKFDPENYSIWFGEYKYNDELSKVFMSCNLITGMFQRLDKMRKQAFASVCLFGEDNNSTISGVWVWRGHDLAFKLSPDWQIDYDCYSWEKLDPKSENTKQLVQQYFSWTGTDKDGRKFNQGKIFK; encoded by the exons ATGGCGACAGGC ACGCTTTATACCTACCCAGAAAACTTCCGTGCGTACAAAGCACTCATCGCTGCCCAGTACTCCGGTGCTCAGGTGAAAGTAGCTGAAAACTTCGTTTTTGGCGAGACCAACAAATCTGCCGAATTTCTGAAGAAGTTTCCCAGTGGCAAG GTGCCTGCTTTTGAAACTGTTGATGGCAAATACCTGTCGGAGTCGAATGCCATTGCTTTCTACGTAGCCAATGAACAGCTCCGCGGTGGCAAGTGTCCACTTGCTCAAGCTGAAGTGTTACAATGGTTGTCGTATGCTGACAATGAGATCGTTCCAGCTTCCTGTTCTTGGGTTTTCCCACTGTTGGGCATTATGCCACAACAAAAGAATAGCACCGCTAAACAGGAGGCCACCGCCATTCTTACCTTATTGAACAATAAATTGTTAAATAGCACATATTTGGTTAGTGAACGTATTACACTCGCCGACGTGGTAGTCTTCAGCAGTCTGTTGCATTTGTACCAATACGTGCTGGAGCCGAAAGTACGCGCCGAGTTCGGCAATGTAAACCGTTGGTTCGTGACCATCCTCAATCAGCCACAAGTTAAAGCCGTTGTTAAAAATTTCACTTTGTGCGAGACCGCACTCACTTTCGATCCTAAAAAATATGCTGAATTCATATCAAAGACTGGAGGGGCTAGCGAAAAGAAGCAGCAACCAAAGCAGAAGGAAGAGAAGAAGCCGAAGgaggaaaagaaaaaggaaagtcCAAAAGAAGAATTggatgctgctgatgaagcgCTGCTTTTGGAACCCAAATCCAAGGATCCCTTCGATGCCATGCCTAAAGGAACATTTAATTTTGATGACTTCAAACGCTCTTACTCCAACGAGGACGAGGCGGTATCCATTCCCTACTTCTGGCAGAAATTCGACCCAGAAAACTACTCAATCTGGTTTGGTGAATATAAATATAACGACGAGTTGAGCAAGGTATTCATGTCGTGCAATCTCATTACTGGTATGTTCCAACGCCTTGATAAAATGCGCAAGCAAGCGTTTGCTTCAGTATGTCTCTTCGGCGAGGACAACAACAGTACCATTTCCGGAGTTTGGGTGTGGCGCGGACATGATTTGGCTTTCAAACTTTCACCCGACTGGCAGATTGATTACGACTGTTACTCATGGGAGAAACTTGACCCCAAATCTGAAAATACTAAACAATTAGTGCAACAGTACTTCTCATGGACTGGTACAGATAAAGATGGCCGCAAATTCAATCAgggtaaaatatttaagtaa
- the LOC128871835 gene encoding CDGSH iron-sulfur domain-containing protein 2 homolog gives MQAVSSLIKTTIPNYMSNLPIPDSSSGWFKLSFKDWLALIPPTAVVAGLGYVSYLAFCPAAQKGCSGTGRCNQSIRKSEAKVVDMIDIENIAEKAAFCRCWKTKNWPYCDGSHGEHNKRTGDNVGPVVLQRKQ, from the exons ATGCAGGCTGTTTCGAGCTTAATCAAGACAACAATTCCAAACTACATGTCCAACTTGCCAATACCAGACTCCTCTTCGGGTTGGTTCAAATTGTCAT TTAAGGATTGGCTAGCTCTTATCCCTCCCACCGCTGTCGTTGCCGGGCTAGGTTATGTTTCATACTTGGCCTTTTGCCCGGCTGCGCAAAAGGGCTGCTCAGGTACCGGTCGCTGTAATCAGTCTATTCGTAAATCAGAAGCTAAAGTCGTGGACATGATCGACATTGAAAACATTGCAGAAAAAGCAGCTTTCTGCCGTTGTTGGAAAACCAAAAAC tggCCCTACTGTGATGGCAGTCACGGTGAACACAATAAGCGAACGGGCGATAACGTTGGACCTGTTGTCTTACAGAGGAAGCAGTAA